A genomic segment from Gracilimonas sediminicola encodes:
- a CDS encoding DUF2007 domain-containing protein, which translates to MSFFSKSPKPNDIDNWVCVLEGSTDLEIEMAKNYLSNLKIPSNILSKRDSAYSLNVSEMAMVYLYVPKEFEKKARKALEDLEEENPDFNPDTE; encoded by the coding sequence GAGTTTTTTCTCCAAATCCCCCAAGCCAAACGATATCGATAATTGGGTATGTGTGCTTGAAGGCAGCACAGACCTCGAAATCGAAATGGCTAAGAACTACCTGTCTAATCTGAAGATTCCTTCCAATATCTTATCCAAGCGTGATTCAGCCTACAGCCTGAATGTAAGTGAGATGGCGATGGTCTATTTATACGTGCCCAAAGAGTTTGAAAAAAAAGCCCGTAAGGCACTGGAAGATCTTGAAGAAGAAAATCCCGATTTCAATCCTGACACCGAATAA